A stretch of DNA from Plectropomus leopardus isolate mb unplaced genomic scaffold, YSFRI_Pleo_2.0 unplaced_scaffold53918, whole genome shotgun sequence:
CGACTACGTGGGCTGTGATAAAGAGGAGGCTGTGGCCGACTTCCTGAAGAGGATCGAATGTTATAAGTTGACGTACGTCCCGCTGGATGACAACAAGGACAGGTGAGAGCACCTGAAACATGAGACCAGCTCAGTGTTCCTGTTTACCTCCACAAACACCACCTGTGGATTAATccgctgctgaaaatagtccccaaacACTTGTTGTCTTTTCGCAGGAACCTGTCGTACATCAAGATCTTCAACGTGGGCAGCAGGTACCTGGTGAACCGGGTCCAGGACCACATCCAGAGCAGGATAGTCTACTACCTCATGAACATCCACGTCACGCCCAGGTCCATCTACCTGTGTCGCCACGGAGAGAGCGAGCTCAACCTCGTGGGCCGCATCGGGGGAGACTCCGGGCTGTCGCAGCGGGGGGCAAAGGTCAGGAGAGATCTCATATATGACATCCTGTTTCTGTGCTCATGATGTCCAGAAGTGTCATTACACCTGAGCGAGCGTCCAAGGATTCAGCGCCAAATGTTTTATAGATAGTCCCAGATCgaaatatttacatatgtaaaaaaact
This window harbors:
- the LOC121939645 gene encoding 6-phosphofructo-2-kinase/fructose-2,6-bisphosphatase-like, with protein sequence FERVKISLLYQEVKLSSPDYVGCDKEEAVADFLKRIECYKLTYVPLDDNKDRNLSYIKIFNVGSRYLVNRVQDHIQSRIVYYLMNIHVTPRSIYLCRHGESELNLVGRIGGDSGLSQRGAKVRRDLIYDILFLCS